The Neodiprion lecontei isolate iyNeoLeco1 chromosome 6, iyNeoLeco1.1, whole genome shotgun sequence sequence TACCACCGCAGTTTGTATCtttagatttttcaaaatctcaggcaaagtttgataattttgttgttgtaagtttaatttttttcattttttcatctttcatcgaaaaagaaaatgattattatGGAGTGAGAAAATAcaataaacaattaattttgtaattaaataCGAAACCCCTGAAGTGTAATTGAATCGAAGGGTAATTTCGCTATTTTGAATCCCAATCACATTCAAGTAACACATTTAATTCAATAAGAGAGATAAGTACACGGAAACAAAGACCCGACAGCTACTTTTGGACAATCTACTGAGATCCGGGGATCCCCCCACCGACTAACTGCCAACGGAAACGGTGAAAAGGAGGAAATCACGTGGTGGGTAATAAAATGACAGATGTCTTGCATCTGGACGAATTGCCGTCTGACGTTTTGATcataatatttgatttttgtcATGCCTTCGACCTGGTGCGCCTCAGTGAAGTGTGCACACGGTTCCACGATATTCTCAGGAGCGACGTGTGTTGGATTAAAAAGAGTAAACGGGCACTGGTGACCAACCAGTCCTCGAAAAGATTCCGCGAAAGGTAAGTTAGGTTATGTTATGTCACTCGATCATTCCGCTGCTAAACAAAATCAAATCGATATCTACTCACGCTAATTCTTTCATGTTTGAGACACGTTTTCATCCTCGTAATATCGCTCTAcagaattttgtaaatttttcagatgCTACACCTTACTTCCTCTGCGAAACAAATGGCACGTATCGCAAAATTGGAAAGATGGAAGATACGCCAAGCGTACTTATCTCACTCAAAAGGCTAAGTTGATGCCATGGCTTCAACTCACTGCAAACACTCTGTGGTGGGGTGCCGGTACTCAGATTTTCGGTTTCAGACGTTACGCACGGTTTAATCCGGTTGATCCGATATTCAAGATTGATACGCACAATTCGGACGTCTGTCGATTTGTTGTGAGGGACTGGATAGTGCTCGCCGGATTCAggtacaaacatttttcttataatgtCAACCTGCATTCACCAGTGTGCAACAAACTGTTagtttgtaataaaaaatggtATTCTACAGAGACGGCAGCATACGTTGCTGGGATGGAATTACGAACAAAGAAATATTCAACGCGCAAGATACTCATGCCTCTGACGTAGACGCGGTAGACTTGACCTCGGATGTGATTATCACTGGTTCACGAGACCGAACTGTTAAGGTTTATTCATTTCTGCAATTTCAAGTATTCACCATGTACCAAAGTATTTGATTAAGAAGACAGACAGCAAGCTACAACTGAAATATTATATCTCTCATCGCTCTACTTGTTCAGATTTGGCCAACTAGGATCAACGACAACAGTTCACCGTTGGCAGCTATTAATTTATTGGATAGAATTTGGTCGATAGCAGCAGATCCAACGGGTCATACATTCTGTGCTGGTTCAGCTGGTAATAACAACGTTGCACCTCTACACATATTTGACGTAGAATGGTGATTATTTGACgaagtttcaaaatatcaCAAACATTGTCACTTGTCTGACTTTTGACTTTCTTTCTTGCTATCGTTATCTCTGTTTCTTTTAGCGGGGGGGAAGTTAACGTATTTAGACAACGGTGGAGAAAAGGAGCTGGTATTT is a genomic window containing:
- the LOC107224646 gene encoding F-box/WD repeat-containing protein 4 → MTDVLHLDELPSDVLIIIFDFCHAFDLVRLSEVCTRFHDILRSDVCWIKKSKRALVTNQSSKRFRERCYTLLPLRNKWHVSQNWKDGRYAKRTYLTQKAKLMPWLQLTANTLWWGAGTQIFGFRRYARFNPVDPIFKIDTHNSDVCRFVVRDWIVLAGFRDGSIRCWDGITNKEIFNAQDTHASDVDAVDLTSDVIITGSRDRTVKIWPTRINDNSSPLAAINLLDRIWSIAADPTGHTFCAGSAGNNNVAPLHIFDVECGGEVNVFRQRWRKGAGILDIIWNDPQTLLTCGYDTCIRKWDIRSGTCVGAWADPTDATVYCLSTDYRYTMVSGTQFNGEAVLWDQRKFKYIQMYQHRCSSPVYSISFDNCYLYGAMDQCLFQLKFSGYGYEEKNYRNLF